In the Osmerus eperlanus chromosome 27, fOsmEpe2.1, whole genome shotgun sequence genome, one interval contains:
- the thoc2 gene encoding THO complex subunit 2, with amino-acid sequence MCGIVGKMATLILPADWIKNWEKSGKHEFVQLCKDLTEKSNHDSTLKDIQAALYELCWHVVQGNLKLDLAATVLGDMMELRDDMPSILADVFSILDIETGAMEEKNKRDHYTQLVGACLLFVPDAILKERLDPETLESLGLIKQAHQFNQKIVKIKTKLFYKQQKFNLLREENEGYAKLITELGQDLSGSITSLLVLESIKSLIGCFNLDPNRVLDIILEVYECRSDQDEFFLPLVKSYMCEPLTLCHILGFKFKFCQEPNEETPRSLYHIAAALLHHNLIELEDIYVHLMPLDAAIVEEHKRDITEAKQIARKLTMVVVPSEKSEDKDREKDKEEEKNDKPPDNQKLGLLEALLRIGDWQHAQSIMDQMPAFYATSHKAIALALCQLLHLSVEPLYRRAGVPKGAKGCVLRPLRNKRAPRPAETFEDLRRDAFRMLCYLGPHLSHDPILFAKIVRLGKGFMKEYQSDSRNEVKDKMDTLLSCFLSIADQVLLPSLSLMECNACMSEELWGLFKLFPYQHRYRLYGQWKNETYTSHPLLVKVKAQTVDRAKYIMKRLTKENVKPSGRQIGKLSHSNPTILFDYILSQIQWYDNLIGPVVDSLKYLTSLNYDVMAYCIIEALANPEKEKMKHDDTTISSWLQSLASLCGAVFRKYPIELAGLLQYVTNQLKAGKSFDLLILKEVVQKMAGIEITDEMTLEQLEAMTGGEQLKAEGGYFGQIRNTKKSSQRLKDALLDHELALPLCLLMAQQRNGVVFLEGGEKHLKLVGKLYDQCHDTLVQFGGFLASNLSTEDYIKRVPSIDILCNQFHTPHDAAFFLSRPMYAHQILSKYDELKKAEKGNRQQQKVHKYVAACDLVMAPVHEAVVSLHPPRVWDDLRPQFYATFWSLTMYDLAVPNNAYDREVNKLKAQVKAIEENADMPLNKKKKEKERCKALQDKLQEEEKKQLEHVQRVLHRLKLEKDNWLLAKSSKNETITKFLQLCLFPRCIFSAIDAVYCARFVELVHQQKTPNFCTLLCYDRVFSDIIYTVASCTENESRRYGRFLCCMLETVTRWHSDRAVYEKECGNYPGFVTIFRATGFDGGNKADQVDYENFRHVVHKWHYKLTKASVHCLETGEYTHIRNILIVLTKILPCYPKVLNLGQALECRVHKICLEEKEKRPDLYALAMGYSGQLKGRRAHMVPENEFHHKEQPVRSATPASQQNGPGNTGKPAAGAGKTDEGSTEDADRSKEKSQGAAKPANKTNSTAARVTTSNGNGAPNSTKAIKEREEKEKGGKEKKEKKDKTPGSTPEAKGDGRRDKQRDERAAKEERAPREGKEKTPKADKLKAEDKGGKDDKAKAGNGEPKEPSRERDAAAKEPKSKEKGDRGAATGSLKSPVPRSESAESERDHKRRKLDAHSSPSHSSSVKDNSNELKDSASKHHINYNSVARSKSREREMDKKDTESARGRSKEKKDEKDKKDRKRDHLNSEREASLESKRRKDENGTNSTKHSTSASPSSDSPVPADKEKSKRSKSSSKEKNESVKPERLSGGKKESRHDKEKADKKDKRDSSGGKEEKKHHKSSDKHR; translated from the exons ATGTGTGGCATTGTAGGGAAGATGGCGACACTTATCCTCCCTGCTGATTGGATCAAAAACTGGGAAAAATCTGGAAAACATGAGTT TGTGCAACTGTGTAAGGATCTTACAGAGAAATCGAATCACGACAGCACGTTAAAAG ATATACAGGCTGCCCTGTACGAACTCTGCTGGCATGTTGTACAGGGCAATTTGAAGTTGGACCTCGCTGCTACTGTCCTTGGTGACATGATG GAGCTGCGAGACGACATGCCGTCTATTTTAGCAGATGTTTTCAGTATATTAG ATATAGAGACGGGGGCGATGGAGGAAAAAAACAAACGCGACCATTATACACAGTTGGTTGGTGCTTGTCTG TTGTTTGTGCCGGACGCTATCCTAAAAGAAAGGCTGGACCCAGAGACCCTGGAGTCCCTGGGACTCATAAAACAGGCTCATCAGTTCAACCAGAAAATAGTCAAAATCAAGACGAAACTCTT CTACAAGCAACAGAAGTTCAACTTGCTGAGAGAGGAGAACGAGGGCTACGCCAAGCTGATCACGGAGCTTGGCCAGGACCTGTCTGGCAGCATCACCAGCCTCCTCGTCCTGGAGAGCATCAAGTCTCTCATAG GATGCTTCAACCTAGACCCCAACCGCGTGCTCGACATCATCCTGGAGGTGTACGAGTGCCGCTCCGACCAGGACGagttcttcctccccctcgtcAAGTCGTACATGTGCGAGCCCCTCACTCTCTGCCACATCCTGGGCttcaagttcaagttctgccAG gagccCAACGAGGAGACTCCTAGGTCGCTCTACCACATCGCCGCCGCCCTCCTGCACCACAACCTCATAGAGCTGGAGGACATCTACGTGCAC ctgaTGCCCCTGGACGCTGCCATCGTGGAGGAGCACAAGCGCGACATCACGGAGGCCAAGCAGATCGCCCGCAAGCTCACCATGGTGGTGGTGCCCTCGGAGAAGAGCGAGGACAAGGacagggagaaggacaaagaggaggagaagaacgaCAAG CCTCCGGATAACCAGAAGCTGGGTCTGTTGGAGGCGCTGTTGAGGATCGGTGACTGGCAACACGCCCAGAGCATTATGGACCAGATGCCCGCCTTCTACGCCACCTCGCACAAGGCCATCGCCCTGGCCCTGTGCCAGCTGCTGCACCTGAGCGTGGAGCCGCTGTACCGCAG agCCGGGGTCCCCAAAGGGGCCAAGGGCTGCGTGCTGAGGCCCCTCAGGAACAAGAGGGCCCCGCGGCCGGCCGAGACCTTCGAGGACCTGCGCCGGGACGCCTTCCGCATGCTGTGCTACCTGGGGCCCCACCTCTCCCACGATCCCATCCTCTTCGCCAAGATCGTGCGCCTGGGCAAGGGCTTCATGAAAGAG TACCAAAGTGACAGTCGAAATGAAGTCAAAGACAAAATG GACACGCTCCTGAGCTGCTTCCTGAGCATCGCAGACCAGGTGCTGCTGCCCTCGCTGTCCCTGATGGAGTGCAACGCCTGCATGTCGGAGGAGCTCTGGGGTCTCTTCAAGCTCTTTCCCTACCAGCACAG ATACCGGCTGTACGGCCAGTGGAAGAACGAGACGTACACCAGCCACCCACTGCTGGTGAAGGTCAAAGCTCAGACCGTGGACCGCGCCAAATACATCATGAA ACGCTTGACCAAAGAGAACGTGAAGCCGTCTGGACGCCAGATAGGCAAGCTGAGCCACAGCAACCCCACCATCCTCTTTGACTAC ATCCTGTCCCAGATCCAGTGGTACGACAACCTCATCGGCCCGGTGGTGGACTCCCTGAAATACCTGACCTCGCTCAACTATGACGTCATGGCAT ACTGCATCATCGAGGCGCTGGCCAATCCCGAGAAGGAGAAGATGAAGCACGACGacaccaccatctcctcctggctCCAGA GCCTGGCTAGTCTGTGCGGAGCCGTGTTCCGAAAATACCCCATCGAGTTAGCCGGGCTCCTGCAGTACGTGACCAATCAGCTGAAAGCAGGGAAGAG CTTCGACCTGCTCATCCTGAAGGAGGTGGTGCAGAAGATGGCCGGCATCGAGATCACGGACGAGATGACCTTGGAGCAGCTGGAGGCCATGACCGGAGGGGAGCAGCTCAAAGCTGAG GGCGGATACTTCGGCCAGATCCGCAACACCAAGAAGTCGTCCCAGCGGCTGAAGGACGCGCTGCTGGACCACGAGCTGGCCCTGCCCCTGTGTCTGCTGATGGCCCAGCAGCGCAACGGGGTGGTGTTCCTGGAGGGCGGCGAGAAGCACCTCAAGCTAGTCGGCAAGCTCTACGACCAG tgTCACGACACCCTGGTCCAGTTCGGCGGCTTCCTGGCCTCCAACCTGAGCACGGAGGACTACATCAAGCGCGTGCCCTCCATCGACATCCTCTGCAACCAGTTCCACACCCCCCACGACGCTGCTTTCTTCCTGTCcaggcccatgtacgcccatcaGATCCTG tccAAGTACGACGAGCTGAAGAAGGCCGAGAAGGGCAACCGGCAGCAGCAGAAGGTGCACAAGTACGTGGCGGCGTGCGACCTTGTGATGGCGCCCGTCCACGAGGCCGTGGTGTCCCTGCACCCGCCGCGCGTCTGGGACGACCTGCGGCCCCAGTTCTACGCCACCTTCTGGTCGCTGACCATGTACGACCTGGCCGTGCCCAACAACGCCTACGACCGCGAGGTCAACAAGCTCAAGGCCCAGGTCAAGGCCATCGAGGAGAACGCCGACATG cccctgaacaagaagaagaaggagaaggagcgcTGCAAGGCCCTGCAGGAcaagctgcaggaggaggagaagaagcagCTGGAGCACGTCCAGAGGGTCCTGCACCGCCTCAAGCTGGAGAAGGACAACTGGCTGCTCGCCA AATCGAGCAAGAACGAGACCATCACCAAGTTCCTGCAGCTGTGCCTCTTCCCCCGCTGCATCTTCTCCGCCATCGACGCCGTCTACTGCGCCCGCTTCGTGGAGCTGGTGCACCAGCAGAAGACGCCCAACTTTTGCACCCTGCTCTGCTACGACCGG GTGTTCTCTGACATCATCTACACGGTGGCCAGCTGCACGGAGAACGAGTCGCGGCGCTACGGGCGCTTCCTGTGCTGCATGCTGGAGACGGTCACCCGCTGGCACAGCGACCGAGCCGTCTACGAGAAG gagtgTGGGAACTACCCGGGGTTCGTCACCATCTTCAGAGCCACGGGCTTCGACGGGGGGAACAAAGCAGACCAGGTGGACTACGAGAACTTCCGGCACGTGGTCCACAAGTGGCACTACAAGCTGACCAAG gcctcGGTCCACTGCCTGGAGACGGGCGAGTACACCCACATCCGGAACATTCTCATCGTGCTGACCAAGATCCTGCCCTGCTACCCCAAGGTGCTGAACCTGGGCCAGGCGCTGGAGTGTCGCGTCCACAAGATCtgcctggaggagaaggagaagaggcccGACCTCTATGCCTTGGCCATGGG CTACTCGGGTCAGCTGAAAGGGCGGAGGGCGCACATGGTCCCCGAGAACGAGTTCCACCACAAGGAGCAGCCGGTGCGCAGCGccaccccagccagccagcagaacGGCCCCGGCAACACGGGCAAGCCAGCCGCCGGCGCCGGCAAGACCGACGAGGGCTCCACCGAGGACGCCG ATCGATCCAAGGAGAAGTCTCAGGGGGCGGCGAAGCCAGCGAACAAGACCAACAGCACAGCGGCCAGAGTGACCACCAGCAACGGGAATGGGGCCCCCAACAG CACCAAAGCCATCAAAGagcgggaggagaaggagaagggggggaaggagaaaaaggagaagaAGGACAAGACTCCGGGCAGCACTCCGGAGGCGAAGGGCGACGGGCGCCGCGACAAGCAGCGGGACGAGCGGGCGGCCAAAGAGGAGCGGGCGCCGCGCGAGGGTAAGGAGAAGACGCCCAAGGCGGACAAGCTGAAGGCCGAGGACAAGGGCGGCAAAGACGACAAGGCCAAGGCCGGCAACGGGGAGCCCAAGGAGCCGTCCAGGGAGCGCGACGCCGCCGCCAAGGAGCCCAAGAGCAAGGAGAAGGGGGACCGCGGCGCCGCGACGGGCTCCCTCAAGTCTCCGGTGCCCCGATCGGAGTCTGCTGAATCTGAGAGGG atcaCAAAAGACGAAAGCTCGACGCCCACTCTTCGccatcccactcctcctccgttAAG GACAATAGCAACGAACTCAAGGATTCTGCTTCCAAG CACCATATCAACTACAATTCGGTCGCGCGGTccaagagcagagagagggagatggacaaGAAAGACACTGAGAGCGCGCGAGGCCGCTCCAAAGAGAAGAAGGACGAGAAGGACAagaaggacaggaagagg GACCACCTGAACAGCGAACGCGAAGCGAGTCTGGAATCCAAACGCAGGAAAGATGAGAATGGAACCA ATTCCACCAAACACAGCACGAGTGCCAGCCCGTCCTCTGACTCCCCCGTCCCCGCCGACAAAGAGAAGAGCAAGAGGTCCAAGTCCTCCAGCAAGGAGAAGAACGAGTCCGTGAAACCCGAGAGACTCTCGGGCGGCAAAAAG GAGTCCCGGCACGACAAAGAAAAGGCGGACAAGAAGGACAAGAGGGATAGCAGTGGCgggaaggaagaaaaaaaaca CCATAAATCGTCTGACAAGCACAGATAA